One window from the genome of Saccharomyces mikatae IFO 1815 strain IFO1815 genome assembly, chromosome: 6 encodes:
- the SMKI06G3520 gene encoding uncharacterized protein (similar to Saccharomyces cerevisiae YPL245W; ancestral locus Anc_6.273) codes for MHGPTPKAISLNARSVKRPRRAPKLVVSTQAMNRLSNVTLSAEQEKLRERVLSFMRSNLTQYKSDWKHPAMFVIQGDAGTGKSVILNSLFNEIQKLSQFSPSSEDILHGTHNYLVVNHPEMLKLYIRISDGFKYITKSSLERPTSLINSLQKKNAMADIVIVDEAHLLATSKDAFKRFYGENHLKDLMSLCKVLVLVYDDKQALRMGSYWDENSKNGATLKDFYNQIPSQSRDWYTLKQQFRVAAPQNVLNWIDQISVSGKIPQIESVLPKGKTDGVDDKTKDFDFKIWDDCGAMYEAIKEKDRQYGQCRMLSTYDFPYRLDGKDYYVECGDNFKVRWDRYTPREVTPWSERGDTIDEVGSVYTIQGFDLNYAGVILGRSIGFDAANNCIKLRPELYDDRAGFTKKKNIHNADDVKQKIIMNSINVLLTRGVRGLYVYAYDPELREKLLRPSKK; via the coding sequence ATGCATGGACCTACACCGAAAGCTATATCCCTCAATGCGAGAAGCGTGAAGAGACCAAGAAGAGCACCTAAGCTTGTAGTCTCCACACAGGCCATGAACAGGCTATCTAACGTAACACTCTCTgctgaacaagaaaaattgaggGAGCGTGTTTTGTCGTTCATGCGTTCAAACTTAACTCAGTACAAGTCCGACTGGAAGCATCCCGCCATGTTTGTGATCCAAGGGGACGCAGGTACAGGCAAGTCTGTGATTCTAAACTCCTTGTTCAATGAAATTCAGAAACTATCCCAGTTCTCACCTTCTTCTGAAGATATCTTACATGGGACACATAATTACCTGGTAGTCAACCATCCCGAGATGTTGAAGTTATATATCCGGATTAGCGACGGTTTCAAATATATTACTAAATCGTCACTAGAACGGCCCACTTCATTGATCAACAGTctacagaagaagaacgcCATGGCGGATATAGTGATTGTAGATGAAGCACATTTGTTAGCCACCTCTAAGGATGCCTTCAAAAGATTCTATGGCGAAAAccatttgaaagatttgaTGTCCCTCTGTAAAGTGCTTGTCCTAGTTTACGATGATAAACAAGCCTTGAGAATGGGGTCCTATTGGGACgaaaattccaaaaatgGTGCCACTTTGAAGGACTTCTATAATCAGATTCCATCACAATCTAGGGATTGGTACACTTTGAAACAGCAATTTAGGGTTGCTGCTCCACAAAACGTGTTGAATTGGATCGACCAGATCAGCGTTTCAGGAAAGATCCCACAAATTGAATCTGTACTACCCAAGGGTAAAACCGATGGTGTCGATGATAAAACCAAAGATTTTGActtcaaaatttgggaCGATTGTGGTGCCATGTATGAGGCCATTAAGGAAAAAGACCGCCAATATGGTCAATGTAGAATGTTGTCCACATACGATTTTCCCTACCGCCTGGATGGGAAGGACTACTATGTTGAATGTGGTGACAATTTCAAAGTTCGTTGGGATCGTTATACGCCGCGTGAAGTGACACCTTGGAGTGAACGTGGCGATACCATTGATGAGGTAGGAAGTGTATACACTATCCAGGGGTTTGATCTGAATTATGCTGGTGTGATCCTGGGCCGCTCCATCGGGTTTGATGCGGCCAACAATTGCATAAAACTTAGACCAGAGTTGTATGATGATAGGGCCGGCTTcaccaaaaagaaaaacattcACAATGCAGATGATGTCAAACAAAAGATCATTATGAACAGTATTAACGTTCTTTTAACTCGTGGTGTACGTGGACTGTATGTCTATGCCTATGATCCTGAGCTAAGAGAAAAACTGCTTCGtccatcaaaaaaatga
- the HUT1 gene encoding UDP-galactose transporter HUT1 (similar to Saccharomyces cerevisiae HUT1 (YPL244C); ancestral locus Anc_6.272) → MAGSTSSLVICAIGIYATFLTWALVQEPLATRTWPNSMEKFQFPNVIALLQASVAMMMGYLYLNWKKVTYSPTKMIQDHWKQLMLISFTQSSSGPLATTSLKYVDYLTYMLAKSCKMIPVLFVHLLLYRTPISNQKKVVAILVSLGVTIFTIGGNDGKKLMRTPNDDGSSNKLQGFGLLSSSLFLDGLTNATQDKLLKANKANEKGKQTLITGAHLMFTLNLFVIVWNILYFVVVDRRQWENAVSVWTMDPHVWGYLMLYSVCGAMGQCFVFYTLEQFGSLVLIMITVTRKMVSMILSIVVFGKSVGFQQWLGISIVFGGITWEALNKKRANTSKVKLA, encoded by the coding sequence ATGGCGGGGAGTACATCTAGTTTGGTGATCTGTGCGATTGGGATCTATGCTACTTTTTTGACATGGGCATTAGTACAGGAGCCTTTGGCTACGAGGACTTGGCCAAACTCTATGGAAAAATTCCAATTTCCCAATGTGATAGCCCTTTTGCAAGCTTCTGTGGCAATGATGATGGGATACCTGTATTTGAACTGGAAGAAGGTGACATATTCGCCCACAAAGATGATCCAGGATCATTGGAAACAATTGATGTTAATTTCATTCACACAGAGTAGTTCGGGTCCTTTGGCTACCACCTCCCTAAAATACGTGGATTATCTCACTTACATGTTAGCCAAGTCATGTAAGATGATTCCCGTTTTGTTTGTGCATTTGCTTCTGTATAGAACGCCCATATCAAACCAGAAAAAAGTTGTAGCCATCTTGGTTAGTCTCGGTGTCACTATTTTCACTATAGGCGGTAACGACGgtaaaaaattgatgagaACCCCCAATGATGATGGGAGTAGCAACAAACTTCAAGGGTTTGGCCTGCTTTCCTCTAGTTTATTTCTTGATGGATTGACCAACGCCACTCAGGATAAGTTACTGAAGGCCAACAAGGCCAATGAGAAAGGAAAGCAAACTTTGATAACAGGTGCACATCTGATGTTCACACTGAACCTCTTTGTGATAGTGTGGAACATTTTATACTTTGTAGTGGTTGACCGCAGACAATGGGAAAATGCTGTTTCGGTATGGACGATGGACCCACATGTGTGGGGCTACTTGATGCTTTATTCGGTTTGTGGTGCCATGGGGCAATGCTTTGTTTTCTACACCTTGGAGCAGTTTGGGTCTTTAGTCCTAATCATGATAACAGTAACCAGAAAGATGGTTTCCATGATTTTGAGTATTGTAGTCTTTGGTAAGAGCGTGGGTTTCCAACAATGGCTAGGGATATCTATTGTATTTGGCGGAATCACCTGGGAAGCACTCAACAAGAAGAGAGCTAATACTTCAAAGGTCAAACTAGCCTAG
- the SMKI06G3540 gene encoding uncharacterized protein (similar to Saccharomyces cerevisiae YPL247C; ancestral locus Anc_6.276), producing the protein MDPFYNGNKRSSISFGSSQRQPYSKSNYLSGANGPPSVAQDQGRGPSPFGMSGNTASSSNSKRNSGCDLSAAYYTNRSPMYSPLDFSPPVFSPNHSQLQQARGYAANIPIVSNLMNPSMASVCEYQSHYPLFGLDWSVDDYVCLGSYKEDSRNKLQVLHSNDLLSWENVVDADVVYPVSKIQWVPSQLHPRKLATCSDSLRIWNVNHEERQFQEQINLSLCKYNRQHPANPAATDDMKVIGTFPPITSFDWNMVDTNLIISSSIDTTCIVWDLQSSHYVKTQLIAHDSEVFDVRFLTKSTQLFASCGGDGSVRVFDLRSLAHSTIIYEPPASSAPGLNADTTTPASKGSDALLRLEPSPYDPNVLATFAAESNKIIILDMRNPESPILNLEGHSSSVNEIKWHPTKRNVLLSCGDDCQVLYWDLNNSFMEINGAGSKSLSASSASLQDSDGDAVMPDGVAGSNLHQDPLSLNNNEKQICKTLETPNMMYANKSQEINNIAWRPQRGDWFGCVSGKKFQNVRVF; encoded by the coding sequence ATGGATCCCTTTTACAATGGCAACAAAAGAAGTTCAATATCGTTTGGCTCGTCGCAGCGGCAACCGTATTCTAAAAGTAACTACTTGAGTGGCGCTAATGGACCTCCGTCAGTAGCACAAGACCAGGGCAGAGGCCCATCACCCTTTGGAATGTCTGGCAATACTGCCAGTAGCAGTAAtagcaaaagaaatagtGGTTGTGATCTAAGTGCAGCGTATTATACAAATCGGTCGCCGATGTATTCGCCATTGGATTTCTCGCCGCCAGTCTTTTCGCCGAATCACTCACAGCTGCAACAGGCCAGGGGCTATGCTGCCAACATCCCAATTGTAAGTAACTTGATGAACCCGTCCATGGCCTCTGTGTGCGAGTACCAATCGCACTACCCGCTGTTCGGACTCGATTGGAGTGTGGACGACTACGTCTGTCTGGGTTCATACAAGGAGGACAGCAGAAATAAGTTGCAGGTTCTGCATTCAAATGATCTGTTGAGCTGGGAAAACGTAGTAGACGCAGACGTGGTTTACCCCGTGAGTAAGATTCAATGGGTTCCCTCTCAATTACATCCAAGGAAACTCGCGACGTGTTCTGATTCTCTACGAATTTGGAACGTTAACCATGAGGAGAGACAGTTTCAAGAGCAGATAAACTTATCGTTGTGTAAATACAATAGACAACACCCCGCCAACCCAGCCGCTACTGATGACATGAAGGTCATAGGCACTTTCCCACCAATAACCTCGTTTGACTGGAACATGGTCGACACCAATCTAATAATATCGAGTTCGATCGACACTACTTGCATTGTATGGGATCTACAAAGCAGCCATTACGTCAAGACCCAGCTGATTGCTCACGACAGTGAAGTTTTTGATGTAAGGTTTTTAACAAAATCTACACAATTGTTTGCCAGTTGTGGTGGAGATGGAAGCGTACGAGTATTTGATTTGAGATCCCTTGCACACAGTACAATCATTTATGAGCCACCAGCTTCCTCAGCCCCTGGACTCAATGCAGATACTACAACGCCCGCCTCCAAGGGCTCAGACGCCTTACTGAGGTTGGAGCCGTCTCCATATGATCCAAATGTGTTGGCTACATTTGCAGCTGAGTCCAACAAAATTATAATCTTGGACATGAGGAATCCGGAATCACCTATATTAAACTTAGAGGGCCACAGTTCCTCGGTAAACGAGATAAAATGGCACCCCACGAAACGCAACGTCTTACTCTCCTGTGGCGATGATTGCCAAGTACTCTATTGGGACTTGAACAATTCCTTCATGGAAATTAATGGTGCCGGTAGCAAATCTCTCAGTGCGAGTAGCGCATCCTTGCAAGACTCCGATGGCGACGCAGTGATGCCTGACGGCGTTGCAGGATCCAATTTGCACCAGGACCCCTTGAGTTTGAACAATAATGAGAAGCAAATCTGCAAAACGCTAGAGACTCCCAACATGATGTATGCCAATAAATCACAAGAGATAAATAACATAGCATGGAGGCCCCAGAGGGGTGACTGGTTTGGGTGTGTAAGCGGTAAGAAGTTTCAAAACGTCCGCGTCTTTTGA
- the RBD2 gene encoding putative rhomboid protease RBD2 (similar to Saccharomyces cerevisiae RBD2 (YPL246C); ancestral locus Anc_6.274): protein MNWKSYVFPGGHPPAALTTGLVVFLTAMYLLSFVFALREDLSLEPESLFKLQMSKLSLYPLIHLSLPHLLFNVLAIWAPLNLFEETHGTVYTGVFLNLSALFAGILYCLLGKLLYPGVFVAGSSGWCFTLFAYYSFKESQIRPKTRILHTEYSIPTLYTPIVLLIVIAVIIPGSSFWGHFFGLCVGYAIGYKESWFHKITPPGWIITKIENFLNGLIRLIPWGIRYYKDEDIDRTKDYEPLMTTETPLPLHNDNSGTVLGTA, encoded by the coding sequence ATGAACTGGAAGTCGTACGTTTTTCCCGGGGGTCACCCACCGGCTGCTTTGACTACAGGTCTTGTGGTATTTCTGACCGCTATGTATCTGTTAAGCTTTGTTTTTGCTCTGAGGGAGGACTTGTCTCTGGAACCAGAGTCATTATTTAAACTGCAAATGAGCAAACTATCGCTGTACCCATTGATTCACCTATCGCTGCCCCATTTGCTGTTCAACGTCCTAGCTATTTGGGCGCCCTTGAATCTGTTCGAAGAAACTCATGGGACAGTGTACACAGGTGTCTTCTTGAACCTGAGCGCATTGTTTGCCGGAATACTCTACTGCTTGTTGGGCAAATTGCTGTATCCAGGGGTGTTTGTTGCGGGCTCTAGTGGGTGGTGTTTCACCCTGTTCGCATACTACAGTTTCAAAGAATCGCAGATCCGCCCCAAAACAAGGATTCTTCACACAGAATACTCGATTCCAACCTTGTACACTCCTATTGTACTATTAATCGTAATTGCTGTCATTATACCTGGCTCCAGTTTCTGGGGTCACTTCTTCGGCCTATGCGTCGGCTACGCCATTGGTTACAAAGAATCGTGGTTTCATAAGATCACTCCGCCAGGGTGGATTATCACCaagattgaaaactttctaAACGGTCTGATTCGTTTAATACCTTGGGGTATTAGATACTACAAAGACGAGGACATCGACAGAACTAAGGATTACGAACCACTGATGACCACAGAAACACCATTGCCTCTACATAACGACAATTCCGGTACTGTCCTGGGGACCGCCTAA
- the GAL4 gene encoding galactose-responsive transcription factor GAL4 (similar to Saccharomyces cerevisiae GAL4 (YPL248C); ancestral locus Anc_6.279) encodes MPLRTGRNRTYRKMKVLSSIEQACDICRLKKLKCSKEKPKCAKCLKNNWECRYSPKTKRSPLTRAHLTEVESRLEKLEQLFLLMFPRENLDHILNMDSLHDIKVVLTQLFLHDYSNKDAVTDSMVSAQKDANRGLQRYMITATSSLEEDGDNDQRQLTVSTDSAAHQDGSSIPLTSMPRDALRGFDWSEEDEILACLALLNTDPNNNGFFGEGSPISTLRSIDFSPEKYTNSNVNRLPTAITDRYSLGSRSTTSRFIQSYLNNFHPYCPIVHSQTLMMLYNNQVEIASKDQWQILFNSILSIGAWCIEGESTDIDLFYYQNAKSHLTGKVFESGSITLVIALHLLSRYTQWRQKTNTSYNFHSFSLRMALSLGLNRDLPSSFKDSSVLEQRRRIWWSVYTWEFHLALLYGRSIQFIKNTISFPSSVDDMQRTTSNPTIYHGTIETARLLQVFARICELDKTSTTENSPMSAKKCLAICNEIEEVSRQMPQFLQMDIPSTTLANLLKQHPWLSFTRFKLKWRQLSLIIYVLRGFFTNFNQQKSQPQRDQSHHQSYEVERCSIMLNDAAQRSIMSISNYMDNHAMNPYFAWNCSFYLFNASLVYIEALLYSPQSNSDSNETAQLLQQINSVLILLKNLATYKVRTCGKYIQILEQACAPYLTSSCVNVSSNNNSNTTRSNYGSAAVSQYPTLQEDNVNNSSARYVSANSVGSSPTPLKSGASFSDLVKLLSNRPPSRNSPAVITKNTPPHRSLTPFLGQQQQSQSFVPLTPSALFGGINSYQNGNNITDSSLSFSFNANGNGTTLMTTPANSQALAQPNASSNLRYNFINNNQITASKIDDDDNSKLLAPSWTDQTAYNAFGITAGMFNTTTMDDVYNYLFDDDDTPPNPINE; translated from the coding sequence ATGCCTTTGAGGACAGGCAGAAATCGAACCTATAGAAAGATGAAGGTACTGTCGTCTATTGAACAAGCTTGTGACATTTGCCGACTTAAAAAGCTCAAGtgctcaaaagaaaaaccaaaGTGCGCTAAGTGTCTGAAGAATAACTGGGAGTGTCGCTACTCCCCCAAGACCAAAAGGTCCCCCTTGACAAGGGCACATCTGACAGAGGTAGAGTCGAGGCTAGAAAAATTGGAGCAGCTGTTTTTACTCATGTTTCCTCGAGAAAATCTCGACCACATTTTGAACATGGACTCTTTGCACGATATAAAAGTCGTGTTGACACAATTATTTTTACATGACTATTCTAATAAAGATGCTGTCACTGATAGCATGGTCTCCGCACAGAAAGATGCTAACAGAGGATTGCAGCGGTACATGATAACTGCAACATCatctttggaagaagatggCGACAATGATCAAAGACAGTTGACTGTATCAACGGATTCAGCAGCTCATCAGGATGGCTCTAGTATCCCGTTGACTTCTATGCCTAGGGATGCTCTTCGTGGGTTTGACTGGtctgaagaagatgaaatattGGCTTGCTTGGCCCTACTGAATACAGATCCCAACAATAATGGATTCTTTGGAGAGGGCTCCCCCATATCAACCCTCCGATCCATCGACTTTAGTCCggaaaaatatacaaacTCGAACGTTAATAGACTTCCGACCGCAATCACTGATAGGTACTCCTTGGGCTCTAGGTCTACGACATCCCGATTCATTCAAAGTTATCTGAACAATTTTCATCCCTACTGCCCTATCGTGCACTCTCAGACACTAATGATGTTATATAATAATCAGGTTGAAATCGCATCGAAGGACCAATGGCAAATTCTGTTCAACTCCATATTGTCCATCGGGGCCTGGTGCATAGAAGGAGAATCTACTGATATagatttattttattatcagAATGCTAAATCCCATCTTACGGGTAAAGTCTTCGAGTCAGGTTCTATAACTTTGGTGATAGCCTTGCACCTACTGTCACGATATACACAATGGAGACAGAAAACAAATACTAGTTATAATTTCCACAGCTTCTCTCTGAGAATGGCCCTATCTCTGGGTTTGAATAGAGACCTCCCCTCATCTTTTAAGGATAGCAGCGTTTTAGAACAAAGACGCCGAATTTGGTGGTCTGTCTACACCTGGGAGTTCCATTTAGCTCTGCTTTATGGTAGATCCATTCAGTTTATCAAAAACACAATCTCTTTTCCTTCCTCTGTTGACGATATGCAGCGTACTACATCAAATCCCACCATTTACCACGGCACCATAGAAACAGCAAGGCTTTTACAAGTTTTTGCGAGGATTTGCGAACTCGATAAAACAAGTACTACAGAAAATAGTCCAATGTCTGCTAAAAAATGTTTGGCCATCTgtaatgaaattgaagaagtttcTAGACAGATGCCTCAGTTTCTACAAATGGACATTCCTTCCACAACTTTAGCCAACTTGTTAAAGCAGCATCCTTGGCTATCTTTTACACGATTTAAACTCAAGTGGAGACAGCTGTCGCTTATCATTTATGTATTAAGAGGGTTTTTTACAAATTTTAATCAACAAAAGTCACAACCACAACGAGATCAAAGTCATCACCAAAGTTACGAAGTTGAACGATGTTCTATCATGCTAAATGATGCGGCACAAAGAAGTATCATGTCTATAAGTAACTATATGGACAATCATGCGATGAACCCTTATTTTGCTTGGAACTgctctttttatttgttcaaTGCATCGCTAGTGTACATCGAAGCCTTATTATATAGCCCACAATCAAATTCAGATAGCAACGAAACTGCACAATTATTGCAACAGATCAACTCCGTTCtgatattattgaaaaatctgGCAACTTATAAAGTACGCACTTGTGGAaaatatattcaaatattGGAACAAGCATGTGCTCCGTATCTGACCTCTTCTTGTGTGAACGTATcttctaataataatagtaacaCCACAAGAAGCAATTATGGTTCTGCAGCCGTCTCACAATATCCTACCCTTCAAGAGGACAATGTCAATAATAGCAGTGCAAGGTATGTTTCCGCTAATTCAGTAGGGTCTTCACCCACGCCATTGAAGTCAGGAGCAAGTTTCAGTGACTTGGTAAAACTGTTATCTAATCGTCCACCTTCACGTAACTCGCCAGCAGtgataacaaaaaacaCACCACCTCATCGCTCCCTCACGCCTTTCTTGgggcaacaacaacagtcACAGTCATTTGTACCACTGACCCCATCTGCCTTATTTGGTGGGATAAACTCTTATCAGAATGGGAATAATATAACTGATAGTTCATTATCCTTTTCCTTCAACGCCAATGGTAATGGTACAACCCTCATGACAACTCCGGCAAATTCGCAAGCGCTTGCTCAGCCAAATGCCTCCTCTAATCTGCGTTACAACTTTATCAATAACAATCAAATCACAGCCAGtaaaattgatgatgatgataattcAAAATTGTTAGCACCTAGCTGGACGGATCAAACTGCATATAACGCATTCGGTATCACTGCTGGGATGTTTAATACGACTACAATGGATGACGTATACAACTATTtgtttgatgatgatgataccCCACCCAATCCAATAAACGAATAG
- the SRP68 gene encoding signal recognition particle subunit SRP68 (similar to Saccharomyces cerevisiae SRP68 (YPL243W); ancestral locus Anc_6.271), giving the protein MVAYSPFIATYGNRAEQFLETDSDFVKYHAKLNKKLQHLRSRCHLVTKDTRKYSSKNKYDEISSEDYDNKTKLIGVLVLLHAERDLALAETLKLRARQRNKLKKSEEKVLSTRLKKACKTADKLVNVTQNECQWITRVQYLAFAKLAHAEYMINGKRIKRKNNAKISNNLALVFATLEHLKNLNLLSEEVVDHIVNKYQYSLKQFAGNLITMPEINNLIVERVQSYENKDDELVKLLLDNGFNMKKITTSTEDQKATTNINWRSFNAKIMDTEVAQFLEQGLSIHPTQIPQYTQKLSKLEKALDRHESYIANHDDQDDIDEMVENSSENNQIILAYIKYNILLTSISRERDLFAHLWNQWLKLNTSIPSKLTKFKEMDRIVKNLTKYISDIMELPGVYSDDELLSQLDLCKLYFQLFLNTGCLSVLYQSKGRYLEALALYVDAYQRLESKISEVGSLDEILLPTTLLSFNSIRSLKTRIENGGNSVITLAEYEKRNHSDDQERYDTTVIEKLDCKKIVPTDIQLKNLFPLKPKLLPLPSKPTLFDLAFNYVTYEKQESLASQTKNATLRTESTSQTPTPREQVEEEPKKKRGFLSLFGR; this is encoded by the coding sequence ATGGTTGCCTATTCTCCATTCATTGCCACCTATGGTAATCGTGCGGAACAGTTTCTAGAAACGGACTCTGATTTCGTTAAATATCATGCcaaattgaataaaaagCTGCAACATCTGAGAAGCCGTTGCCATCTTGTCACTAAGGACACCAGAAAATACTCAAGTAAAAATAAGTACGACGAAATCAGCTCCGAAGATTATGATAATAAGACAAAATTAATCGGTGTTTTGGTTTTACTACACGCTGAAAGAGACCTGGCATTGGCCgaaactttgaaattgaGAGCTCgtcaaagaaataagttgaagaaaagtgaagaaaaagttctGTCGACAAGGTTAAAAAAGGCTTGCAAGACTGCTGATAAGTTAGTCAACGTTACTCAAAATGAATGCCAATGGATAACTCGTGTTCAGTACTTGGCCTTTGCTAAATTGGCTCATGCTGAATACATGATTAATGGGAAAAGAATCAAGAGGAAGAACAATGCCAAAATTTCGAACAACTTAGCTTTGGTTTTTGCAACATTGGAacacttgaaaaatttaaatcTATTATCCGAAGAAGTTGTAGATCATATTGTAAACAAATACCAGTACTCCCTCAAGCAATTTGCGGGCAATTTAATCACAATGCCtgaaataaataatttAATTGTAGAAAGAGTTCAATCctatgaaaataaagacGATGAACTAGTAAAACTGTTATTGGACAATGGGTtcaatatgaagaaaatcacAACTTCCACTGAAGATCAAAAAGCTACCACCAACATAAACTGGAGATCTTTCAATGCCAAGATAATGGATACTGAGGTCGCTCAGTTTTTAGAACAAGGGCTATCCATTCATCCGACTCAGATTCCACAATATACGCAGAAACTATCGAAGCTGGAAAAAGCTTTGGATCGCCATGAATCCTACATTGCAAACCATGATGATCAAGACGACATAGATGAAATGGTTGAAAATAGTTCCGAGAACAATCAGATCATTTTGGCCTACATtaaatataatattcttttgacTTCCATTTCTCGTGAGAGAGACTTGTTTGCTCATTTGTGGAATCAATGGTTGAAATTGAATACTTCAATACCATCAAAGCTAACTAAATTTAAGGAAATGGATCGTATTGTGAAAAATCtaacaaaatatatatCAGACATCATGGAATTACCTGGTGTCTATTCTGATGACGAATTGCTAAGCCAATTGGATTTATGTAAATTGTATTTCCAGCTATTTCTGAATACCGGTTGCTTGAGTGTTTTATACCAATCAAAGGGTAGGTACTTGGAAGCCTTAGCGCTGTACGTGGACGCTTACCAAAGATTAGAGAGTAAAATATCTGAAGTTGGATCTTTGGATGAAATTTTACTCCCAACAACACTTCTGTCTTTTAATTCCATCCGAAGCTTAAAAACGAGGATCGAAAACGGAGGTAATAGTGTCATTACTCTTGCAGAATAcgagaaaagaaatcataGTGATGATCAGGAGAGATATGATACTACagtaattgaaaaattggatTGTAAGAAAATAGTGCCAACGGACattcaattgaaaaatttattcCCTCTTAAGCCAAAATTACTGCCCCTTCCTAGTAAACCGACCTTGTTTGATTTGGCTTTCAACTACGTAACGTATGAGAAGCAAGAATCACTAGCATCTCAAACGAAAAATGCCACTTTGAGAACTGAAAGCACTTCTCAAACACCAACTCCTCGTGAACaggtagaagaagaacctAAGAAGAAGCGCGGTTTCTTGAGCCTATTTGGTcgttaa